A genomic region of Tamandua tetradactyla isolate mTamTet1 chromosome 2, mTamTet1.pri, whole genome shotgun sequence contains the following coding sequences:
- the WDR38 gene encoding WD repeat-containing protein 38 isoform X4, whose protein sequence is MNSGVPRTLAVGRVKFFRRHRGEVNSCAFSPNGQMLLTASDDGYLYGWETQSGQQLWRLGGHTGPVKFCRFSPDGRLFASTSHDCTIRLWDVAGAKCLRVLKGHQRSVETVSFSPDSRQLASGGWDKRVMLWEVQSGQMLRLLVGHHDSIQSSDFSPSADCLATGSWDSTVRIWDLRSGPPAAVFHQKLEGHRGNISCVCYSASGLLVKVWDCNTGRCIETLKGILDVAHTCAFTPDGKLLVSGASDQA, encoded by the exons GTCAACTCCTGTGCCTTCTCCCCCAATGGCCAGATGCTGCTCACAGCCTCAGATGATGGCTACCTGTATGGCTGGGAGACTCAGAGTGGGCAGCAGCTATGGCGTCTGGGTGGCCACACAG GCCCCGTGAAGTTCTGTCGCTTCTCTCCTGATGGCCGCCTCTTTGCCAGCACCTCCCATGACTGCACCATCCGTTTGTGGGATGTAGCAGGAGCCAAGTGTCTGCGGGTCCTGAAGG GTCATCAACGGAGTGTGGAGACGGTCAGCTTCAGCCCTGACTCAAGGCAACTGGCCTCGGGTGGTTGGGACAAACGGGTGATGCTTTGGGAGGTACAG TCAGGCCAGATGCTGCGCCTGTTAGTCGGACACCATGACTCCATCCAGAGCAGCGACTTCTCACCGAGTGCAGACTGCCTG GCCACTGGCTCCTGGGACTCCACTGTGCGCATCTGGGACCTGCGTTCAGGCCCCCCAGCAGCAGTCTTCCACCAGAAGCTAGAGGGCCACAGGGGCAACATCAGCTGTGTGTGCTATTCAGCATCTGGCCTTCTG GTCAAAGTGTGGGACTGCAACACAGGAAGGTGCATTGAGACCCTGAAG GGTATCCTGGATGTGGCCCACACCTGTGCCTTCACCCCAGATGGGAAACTCTTAGTGTCTGGAGCTTCTGACCAGGCTTGA
- the WDR38 gene encoding WD repeat-containing protein 38 isoform X1, whose product MNSGVPRTLAVGRVKFFRRHRGEVNSCAFSPNGQMLLTASDDGYLYGWETQSGQQLWRLGGHTGPVKFCRFSPDGRLFASTSHDCTIRLWDVAGAKCLRVLKGHQRSVETVSFSPDSRQLASGGWDKRVMLWEVQSGQMLRLLVGHHDSIQSSDFSPSADCLATGSWDSTVRIWDLRSGPPAAVFHQKLEGHRGNISCVCYSASGLLASGSWDKTIHIWKPQTGSLLVQLEGHVTWVKSIAFSPDELWLASAGYSCMVKVWDCNTGRCIETLKGILDVAHTCAFTPDGKLLVSGASDQA is encoded by the exons GTCAACTCCTGTGCCTTCTCCCCCAATGGCCAGATGCTGCTCACAGCCTCAGATGATGGCTACCTGTATGGCTGGGAGACTCAGAGTGGGCAGCAGCTATGGCGTCTGGGTGGCCACACAG GCCCCGTGAAGTTCTGTCGCTTCTCTCCTGATGGCCGCCTCTTTGCCAGCACCTCCCATGACTGCACCATCCGTTTGTGGGATGTAGCAGGAGCCAAGTGTCTGCGGGTCCTGAAGG GTCATCAACGGAGTGTGGAGACGGTCAGCTTCAGCCCTGACTCAAGGCAACTGGCCTCGGGTGGTTGGGACAAACGGGTGATGCTTTGGGAGGTACAG TCAGGCCAGATGCTGCGCCTGTTAGTCGGACACCATGACTCCATCCAGAGCAGCGACTTCTCACCGAGTGCAGACTGCCTG GCCACTGGCTCCTGGGACTCCACTGTGCGCATCTGGGACCTGCGTTCAGGCCCCCCAGCAGCAGTCTTCCACCAGAAGCTAGAGGGCCACAGGGGCAACATCAGCTGTGTGTGCTATTCAGCATCTGGCCTTCTG GCATCCGGCTCCTGGGACAAGACCATCCACATCTGGAAGCCTCAGACAGGCAGCCTGCTTGTCCAGCTTGAGGGCCATGTGACCTGGGTGAAGAGCATAGCTTTTTCTCCTGATGAGCTGTGGCTGGCCAGTGCTGGCTACTCCTGCATG GTCAAAGTGTGGGACTGCAACACAGGAAGGTGCATTGAGACCCTGAAG GGTATCCTGGATGTGGCCCACACCTGTGCCTTCACCCCAGATGGGAAACTCTTAGTGTCTGGAGCTTCTGACCAGGCTTGA
- the WDR38 gene encoding WD repeat-containing protein 38 isoform X2 produces the protein MLLTASDDGYLYGWETQSGQQLWRLGGHTGPVKFCRFSPDGRLFASTSHDCTIRLWDVAGAKCLRVLKGHQRSVETVSFSPDSRQLASGGWDKRVMLWEVQSGQMLRLLVGHHDSIQSSDFSPSADCLATGSWDSTVRIWDLRSGPPAAVFHQKLEGHRGNISCVCYSASGLLASGSWDKTIHIWKPQTGSLLVQLEGHVTWVKSIAFSPDELWLASAGYSCMVKVWDCNTGRCIETLKGILDVAHTCAFTPDGKLLVSGASDQA, from the exons ATGCTGCTCACAGCCTCAGATGATGGCTACCTGTATGGCTGGGAGACTCAGAGTGGGCAGCAGCTATGGCGTCTGGGTGGCCACACAG GCCCCGTGAAGTTCTGTCGCTTCTCTCCTGATGGCCGCCTCTTTGCCAGCACCTCCCATGACTGCACCATCCGTTTGTGGGATGTAGCAGGAGCCAAGTGTCTGCGGGTCCTGAAGG GTCATCAACGGAGTGTGGAGACGGTCAGCTTCAGCCCTGACTCAAGGCAACTGGCCTCGGGTGGTTGGGACAAACGGGTGATGCTTTGGGAGGTACAG TCAGGCCAGATGCTGCGCCTGTTAGTCGGACACCATGACTCCATCCAGAGCAGCGACTTCTCACCGAGTGCAGACTGCCTG GCCACTGGCTCCTGGGACTCCACTGTGCGCATCTGGGACCTGCGTTCAGGCCCCCCAGCAGCAGTCTTCCACCAGAAGCTAGAGGGCCACAGGGGCAACATCAGCTGTGTGTGCTATTCAGCATCTGGCCTTCTG GCATCCGGCTCCTGGGACAAGACCATCCACATCTGGAAGCCTCAGACAGGCAGCCTGCTTGTCCAGCTTGAGGGCCATGTGACCTGGGTGAAGAGCATAGCTTTTTCTCCTGATGAGCTGTGGCTGGCCAGTGCTGGCTACTCCTGCATG GTCAAAGTGTGGGACTGCAACACAGGAAGGTGCATTGAGACCCTGAAG GGTATCCTGGATGTGGCCCACACCTGTGCCTTCACCCCAGATGGGAAACTCTTAGTGTCTGGAGCTTCTGACCAGGCTTGA
- the WDR38 gene encoding WD repeat-containing protein 38 isoform X3, protein MGDIGPWVLAFCRAHHNDLQRLSWASVQGPVKFCRFSPDGRLFASTSHDCTIRLWDVAGAKCLRVLKGHQRSVETVSFSPDSRQLASGGWDKRVMLWEVQSGQMLRLLVGHHDSIQSSDFSPSADCLATGSWDSTVRIWDLRSGPPAAVFHQKLEGHRGNISCVCYSASGLLASGSWDKTIHIWKPQTGSLLVQLEGHVTWVKSIAFSPDELWLASAGYSCMVKVWDCNTGRCIETLKGILDVAHTCAFTPDGKLLVSGASDQA, encoded by the exons ATGGGAGACATAGGCCCATGGGTTTTGGCATTCTGCAGAGCCCATCACAATGACCTCCAACGTTTGAGCTGGGCGTCAGTGCAAG GCCCCGTGAAGTTCTGTCGCTTCTCTCCTGATGGCCGCCTCTTTGCCAGCACCTCCCATGACTGCACCATCCGTTTGTGGGATGTAGCAGGAGCCAAGTGTCTGCGGGTCCTGAAGG GTCATCAACGGAGTGTGGAGACGGTCAGCTTCAGCCCTGACTCAAGGCAACTGGCCTCGGGTGGTTGGGACAAACGGGTGATGCTTTGGGAGGTACAG TCAGGCCAGATGCTGCGCCTGTTAGTCGGACACCATGACTCCATCCAGAGCAGCGACTTCTCACCGAGTGCAGACTGCCTG GCCACTGGCTCCTGGGACTCCACTGTGCGCATCTGGGACCTGCGTTCAGGCCCCCCAGCAGCAGTCTTCCACCAGAAGCTAGAGGGCCACAGGGGCAACATCAGCTGTGTGTGCTATTCAGCATCTGGCCTTCTG GCATCCGGCTCCTGGGACAAGACCATCCACATCTGGAAGCCTCAGACAGGCAGCCTGCTTGTCCAGCTTGAGGGCCATGTGACCTGGGTGAAGAGCATAGCTTTTTCTCCTGATGAGCTGTGGCTGGCCAGTGCTGGCTACTCCTGCATG GTCAAAGTGTGGGACTGCAACACAGGAAGGTGCATTGAGACCCTGAAG GGTATCCTGGATGTGGCCCACACCTGTGCCTTCACCCCAGATGGGAAACTCTTAGTGTCTGGAGCTTCTGACCAGGCTTGA
- the RPL35 gene encoding large ribosomal subunit protein uL29, producing the protein MAKIKARDLRGKKKEELLKQLDDLKVELSQLRVAKVTGGAASKLSKIRVVRKSIARVLTVINQTQKENLRKFYKGKKYKPLDLRPKKTRAMRRRLNKHEENLKTKKQQRKERLYPLRKYAVKA; encoded by the exons ATG GCCAAGATCAAGGCTCGGGATCTTCGCGGCAAGAAGAAGGAGGAGCTGCTGAAACAGTTGGACGACCTGAAGGTGGAGCTGTCCCAGCTGCGCGTCGCCAAGGTGACAGGCGGCGCGGCGTCCAAGCTCTCCAAGAT CCGGGTTGTCCGCAAGTCCATTGCCCGTGTTCTTACCGTCATTAACCAGACTCAGAAAGAGAACCTCAGGAAATTCTACAAG GGCAAGAAGTATAAGCCCCTGGATCTGCGGCCCAAGAAAACACGTGCCATGCGCCGTAGGCTCAATAAGCACGAGGAGAACCTGAAGACAAAAAAACAGCAGCGGAAGGAGCGGTTGTACCCACTTCGAAAGTATGCAGTCAAGGCCTGA
- the ARPC5L gene encoding actin-related protein 2/3 complex subunit 5-like protein isoform X1, producing the protein MARNTLSSRFRRVDIDEFDENKFVDEQEEAAAAAAEPGPDPSEVDGLLRQGDMLRAFHAALRNSPVNTKNQAVKERAQSVVLKVLTNFKSSEIEQAVQSLDKNGIDLLMKYIYKGFEKPTENSSAVLLQWHEKALAVGGLGSIIRVLTARKTV; encoded by the exons ATGGCCCGGAACACGCTGTCCTCGCGCTTCCGCCGAGTGGATATAGACGAGTTTGACGAGAACAAATTCGTGGACGAGCaagaggaggcggcggcggcggcggccgagCCAGGCCCGGACCCAAGCGAAGTGGACGGGCTCCTGCGGCA AGGGGACATGCTTCGGGCGTTTCATGCAGCTTTGCGGAATTCCCCTGTCAACACCAAGAATCAAGCTGTGAAG gAACGTGCCCAGAGTGTGGTGCTCAAAGTGCTCACAAATTTTAAGAGCAGTGAAATTGAGCAGGCTGTGCAGTCACTGGACAAAAATGGCATTGACTTGTTAATGAAGTACATTTATAAAGGGTTTGAGAAGCCCACAGAAAATAGCAGTGCAGTGTTACTCCAGTGGCACGAAAAG GCATTAGCAGTAGGAGGACTAGGCTCCATTATAAGAGTTCTTACAGCAAGAaagactgtttaa
- the ARPC5L gene encoding actin-related protein 2/3 complex subunit 5-like protein isoform X2, translated as MARNTLSSRFRRVDIDEFDENKFVDEQEEAAAAAAEPGPDPSEVDGLLRQYPSPERAQSVVLKVLTNFKSSEIEQAVQSLDKNGIDLLMKYIYKGFEKPTENSSAVLLQWHEKALAVGGLGSIIRVLTARKTV; from the exons ATGGCCCGGAACACGCTGTCCTCGCGCTTCCGCCGAGTGGATATAGACGAGTTTGACGAGAACAAATTCGTGGACGAGCaagaggaggcggcggcggcggcggccgagCCAGGCCCGGACCCAAGCGAAGTGGACGGGCTCCTGCGGCAATATCCTTCCCCG gAACGTGCCCAGAGTGTGGTGCTCAAAGTGCTCACAAATTTTAAGAGCAGTGAAATTGAGCAGGCTGTGCAGTCACTGGACAAAAATGGCATTGACTTGTTAATGAAGTACATTTATAAAGGGTTTGAGAAGCCCACAGAAAATAGCAGTGCAGTGTTACTCCAGTGGCACGAAAAG GCATTAGCAGTAGGAGGACTAGGCTCCATTATAAGAGTTCTTACAGCAAGAaagactgtttaa